The following nucleotide sequence is from Gammaproteobacteria bacterium.
AAGGCTGCGTATTGTAAGCCCATGAACCGCGAAGACGACATTCCGGAAGCGCTCAGCCGCTCGCAGTTGAAGCGCGAAGTCGAAGCGTTGCAGAAACTCGGCGAGCAACTGGCCGAATTGCCGGAACAGCAGCTGGCCTCACTGTCGTTGCCGGAGAAATTGCACGACGCCGTGGTGCAGTCGCGCCGCATCACCAGCCATGGCGCGCTCAAGCGCCAGCGCCAGTACATCGGCCGGTTGATGCGTGACGTGGACGCGGCGCCCATCCGCGCCCGGCTCGAGGAACTGCGCGGCGCCGACCGGGTATCGCGCGCGCGCTTTCAGGATACCGAACGCTGGCGCGACCGCCTGTTGCAGGAGGGTGATGCCGCACTCGAGGAATTTCTGGCGCGCCATC
It contains:
- the yjgA gene encoding ribosome biogenesis factor YjgA produces the protein MNREDDIPEALSRSQLKREVEALQKLGEQLAELPEQQLASLSLPEKLHDAVVQSRRITSHGALKRQRQYIGRLMRDVDAAPIRARLEELRGADRVSRARFQDTERWRDRLLQEGDAALEEFLARHPQADRPHLRRLLREAARDTADGRSPQHARELFRYIHGLR